A region from the Pseudomonas sp. P8_229 genome encodes:
- a CDS encoding ABC transporter permease subunit, whose translation MKRFRFSSLMLVLGLLFIYLPMLILVIYSFNASKLVTVWGGWSIKWYVGLLDNTQLMGSVLRSLEIACYTAVAAVALGTLAAFVLTRITRFKGRTLFGGLVTAPLVMPEVITGLSLLLLFVAMAQMIGWPQERGIVTIWIAHTTFCAAYVAVVVSARLRELDLSIEEAAMDLGARPWKVFFLITIPMIAPSLAAGGMMSFALSLDDLVLASFVSGPGSTTLPMEVFSAVRLGVKPEINAVASLILLAVSLVTFMVWFFSRRAEEARKKAIQQAIEEGAADSWKQPDVRRAPAPEAA comes from the coding sequence ATGAAGCGCTTCCGTTTCTCCAGCCTGATGCTGGTCCTGGGTTTGTTGTTCATCTACCTGCCGATGCTGATCCTGGTGATCTACTCGTTCAATGCCTCGAAACTGGTGACGGTGTGGGGCGGCTGGTCGATCAAGTGGTACGTCGGCCTGCTCGACAACACCCAACTGATGGGTTCGGTGCTGCGCTCGCTGGAAATTGCCTGCTACACCGCAGTTGCCGCGGTGGCGCTGGGCACGTTGGCAGCGTTCGTGCTGACCCGAATCACCCGCTTCAAGGGCCGCACGCTGTTCGGCGGTCTGGTCACCGCGCCGTTGGTGATGCCGGAAGTGATCACCGGTCTGTCGCTGTTGCTGCTGTTCGTGGCCATGGCGCAGATGATTGGCTGGCCGCAGGAACGCGGCATCGTCACCATCTGGATCGCGCACACGACGTTCTGTGCGGCGTATGTGGCGGTGGTGGTGTCGGCGCGCTTGCGTGAGCTGGACCTGTCGATTGAAGAGGCGGCCATGGATCTCGGTGCACGGCCGTGGAAGGTGTTCTTCCTGATCACCATCCCGATGATCGCGCCATCGCTGGCGGCGGGCGGCATGATGTCCTTCGCTCTGTCGCTGGACGACCTGGTGCTGGCGAGCTTCGTCTCCGGCCCAGGTTCGACTACCCTGCCGATGGAAGTGTTTTCGGCGGTGCGTCTGGGCGTGAAGCCTGAGATCAACGCCGTGGCCAGTCTGATTCTGCTGGCGGTGTCGCTGGTGACCTTCATGGTCTGGTTCTTCAGCCGCCGTGCCGAAGAAGCGCGCAAGAAAGCCATCCAGCAAGCCATCGAAGAAGGCGCTGCCGATTCG
- a CDS encoding ABC transporter permease subunit translates to MPGGRQLVIGVPFIWLFLFFMLPFFIVLKISFAEADVAIPPYTEIYTFVDQKLQLLLNLGNYAMLGDDELYIAAYLGSLKMAFFSTLLCLLIGYPMAYAIASARKELQTVLVLLIMMPTWTAILIRVYAWMGILSNNGLLNGFLMSMGFIDEPLQILNTNLAVYIGVVYSYLPFMILPLYANLVKHDHSLLEAASDLGSSTFNSFWKITIPLSKNGIIAGCMLVFIPVVGEFVIPELLGGPETLMIGKVLWQEFFNNRDWPVASALAVVMLAILIVPIILFNRSQAKEMEGKE, encoded by the coding sequence ATTCCCGGTGGCCGCCAGTTGGTCATCGGGGTTCCCTTCATCTGGCTGTTCCTGTTCTTCATGCTGCCGTTCTTCATCGTCCTGAAGATCAGCTTCGCCGAAGCCGACGTGGCCATCCCGCCATACACCGAGATCTACACCTTCGTCGACCAGAAGCTGCAACTGCTGCTGAACCTGGGCAACTACGCGATGCTCGGCGACGACGAGTTGTACATCGCCGCCTACCTCGGCTCGCTGAAGATGGCGTTTTTCAGCACGCTGTTGTGCCTGCTGATCGGCTACCCGATGGCCTACGCCATCGCCAGCGCGCGCAAAGAGCTGCAGACGGTGTTGGTGCTGCTGATCATGATGCCGACCTGGACCGCGATCCTGATCCGCGTGTATGCGTGGATGGGCATCCTCAGCAACAACGGCCTGCTCAACGGCTTCCTGATGAGCATGGGTTTCATCGACGAGCCGCTGCAGATCCTCAACACCAACCTTGCGGTGTACATCGGTGTCGTTTATTCGTACCTGCCGTTCATGATCCTGCCGCTGTACGCCAACCTGGTGAAGCACGATCACAGCCTGCTGGAAGCCGCTTCCGACCTCGGTTCGAGCACCTTCAACAGCTTCTGGAAAATCACCATTCCGCTGTCCAAGAACGGGATCATTGCCGGCTGCATGCTGGTGTTCATCCCGGTGGTGGGCGAGTTCGTGATCCCGGAACTGCTCGGCGGTCCGGAAACCCTGATGATCGGTAAAGTGCTCTGGCAAGAGTTCTTCAACAACCGTGACTGGCCGGTGGCGTCTGCCCTGGCGGTGGTGATGCTGGCGATCCTGATAGTGCCGATCATTCTGTTCAACCGCAGTCAGGCCAAGGAAATGGAGGGTAAAGAATGA
- a CDS encoding ABC transporter ATP-binding protein, producing the protein MAVASGAYKKALEGDQTPKQVLVKIDRVTKKFDETIAVDDVSLEIKKGEIFALLGGSGSGKSTLLRMLAGFERPTEGRIFLDGVDITDMPPYERPINMMFQSYALFPHMTVAQNIAFGLKQDKIPTAEVDARVAEMLKLVQMSQYAKRKPHQLSGGQRQRVALARSLAKRPKLLLLDEPMGALDKKLRSQMQLELVEIIERVGVTCVMVTHDQEEAMTMAERIAIMHLGWIAQIGSPIDIYETPTSRLVCEFIGNVNIFEGEVIDDAEGHATITCKDLDRQIYVGHGISTSVQDKSVTYAIRPEKLLVTAEMPTCEYNWSSGKVHDIAYLGGHSVFYVELPSGKLVQSFVANAERRGARPTWGDQVYVWWEDDSGVVLRS; encoded by the coding sequence ATGGCAGTTGCCTCCGGCGCCTATAAGAAAGCCCTCGAGGGCGACCAGACACCTAAACAGGTGTTGGTCAAAATCGACCGGGTCACGAAGAAGTTCGACGAGACGATTGCCGTGGACGATGTGTCCCTGGAAATCAAGAAAGGCGAGATCTTCGCCCTGCTCGGCGGTTCGGGATCGGGCAAATCCACTCTGCTGCGGATGCTGGCAGGGTTCGAACGGCCCACGGAGGGGCGCATTTTCCTCGACGGCGTCGACATCACCGACATGCCGCCGTACGAGCGACCGATCAACATGATGTTCCAGTCGTACGCCTTGTTCCCGCACATGACCGTGGCGCAGAACATCGCCTTCGGCCTCAAGCAGGACAAGATCCCGACGGCGGAAGTCGATGCCCGCGTGGCCGAAATGCTCAAGCTGGTGCAGATGAGCCAGTACGCCAAGCGCAAACCGCATCAACTCTCCGGCGGCCAGCGTCAGCGGGTGGCGCTGGCACGTTCGCTGGCCAAGCGACCGAAGCTGTTGTTGCTCGACGAACCGATGGGCGCACTGGACAAGAAACTGCGTTCGCAGATGCAGCTGGAACTGGTGGAAATCATCGAGCGCGTGGGTGTTACCTGCGTGATGGTGACCCACGACCAGGAAGAGGCCATGACCATGGCCGAGCGCATCGCGATCATGCACCTGGGCTGGATTGCCCAGATCGGCAGCCCGATCGACATCTACGAAACCCCGACCAGCCGTCTGGTCTGCGAATTCATCGGCAACGTGAACATCTTCGAAGGCGAAGTGATCGACGACGCCGAAGGCCACGCGACCATCACCTGCAAGGACCTCGACCGGCAGATCTACGTCGGCCACGGCATCAGCACCTCGGTGCAGGACAAGTCCGTCACCTACGCGATCCGTCCGGAGAAGCTGCTGGTCACCGCCGAGATGCCGACCTGCGAGTACAACTGGTCGAGCGGCAAGGTGCATGACATTGCCTACCTGGGCGGTCACTCGGTGTTCTACGTCGAACTGCCGAGCGGCAAACTGGTGCAGTCGTTCGTCGCCAACGCCGAACGTCGCGGCGCGCGTCCGACCTGGGGTGATCAGGTTTACGTGTGGTGGGAAGACGACAGCGGCGTGGTACTTCGCTCATGA
- a CDS encoding polyamine ABC transporter substrate-binding protein: MPVFSSLRKALLAAAGLTIAVGAQAAGTVHIYNWSDYIGESTLADFQKETGIKPVYDVFDSNETLEGKLLAGRTGYDVVVPSNHFLGKQIKAGAFQKLDKAQLPNYSNLDPVLLKRLEQNDPGNLYAVPYLWGTNGIGYNVEKVKAVLGIDKIDSWNVLFEPENIKKLHSCGVAFLDSADEMMPTVLNYMGLNANSTNPKDYEKATAKLLAVRPYVTYFHSSKYIGDLANGDICVAIGFSGDIFQAKHRAEEAKKGVNIAYSIPKEGGALWFDMLAIPKDSSNVKEAHAFINYLLKPEVIAQVSDYVGYANPNPGSDKLMEQSIRTDEAVYPPQAVLDKTYVSTELPPNIQRLMTRSWTKVKSGK; encoded by the coding sequence TTGCCTGTTTTTTCTTCTTTGCGCAAAGCCCTGCTGGCCGCTGCCGGCCTGACGATCGCTGTCGGAGCCCAGGCCGCCGGTACGGTGCATATTTATAACTGGTCGGATTACATCGGCGAGAGCACCCTGGCCGACTTCCAGAAAGAAACCGGGATCAAACCGGTCTACGACGTGTTCGATTCCAACGAAACCCTGGAGGGCAAGCTGCTGGCCGGGCGTACCGGTTACGACGTGGTCGTGCCGTCGAACCACTTCCTTGGCAAGCAGATCAAGGCGGGCGCGTTCCAGAAACTCGACAAGGCGCAGCTGCCGAACTATTCGAACCTCGATCCGGTGCTGCTCAAGCGCCTGGAACAGAACGACCCGGGCAACCTCTACGCTGTACCGTACCTGTGGGGCACCAACGGCATCGGTTACAACGTCGAGAAAGTCAAAGCCGTGCTCGGTATCGACAAGATCGATTCCTGGAACGTGCTGTTCGAGCCTGAGAACATCAAGAAGCTGCACAGCTGCGGCGTAGCGTTCCTCGACTCGGCGGATGAAATGATGCCGACCGTGCTCAACTACATGGGCCTGAACGCCAACAGCACCAATCCCAAGGATTACGAAAAAGCCACGGCCAAGCTGCTCGCCGTGCGTCCTTACGTGACCTACTTCCACTCCTCGAAATACATCGGTGATCTGGCCAACGGCGACATCTGCGTGGCCATCGGTTTCTCCGGCGACATCTTCCAGGCCAAGCACCGTGCCGAAGAAGCCAAGAAGGGCGTGAACATCGCCTACTCGATTCCGAAAGAAGGCGGCGCGCTGTGGTTCGACATGCTGGCGATTCCGAAGGACTCGTCCAATGTCAAAGAGGCCCACGCCTTCATCAACTATTTGCTGAAACCTGAGGTGATCGCCCAGGTCAGTGATTACGTTGGTTACGCCAACCCCAACCCGGGTTCGGACAAGCTGATGGAGCAGTCCATCCGCACCGATGAAGCGGTTTATCCGCCGCAAGCGGTCCTCGACAAGACCTATGTGTCGACCGAGTTGCCGCCCAATATTCAGCGTTTGATGACCCGCAGCTGGACCAAGGTCAAGTCGGGCAAGTAA
- a CDS encoding polyamine ABC transporter substrate-binding protein: MKALGKKLAGKTLLALSVAGMMAGAVHADDKVLHVYNWSDYIAPDTIANFEKESGIKVVYDVFDSNETLEAKLLAGKSGYDVVVPSNNFLAKQIKAGVYQELDKSKLSNYSNLNKSLLKAVSVSDPDNKHAFPYMWGSIGIGYNPEKVKAALGVDTIDSWDTLLKPENIAKLKGCGVSFLDSPTEMLPVALHYLGLPTDSQKKEDIKKAEDLFLKIRPSITYFHSSKYISDLANGNICVAVGYSGDVQQAKSRAAEAGDKVKVSYAIPKEGAGSFYDMVAIPKDAENIDGAYKFMNYLLQPKVMAEITNAVRFPNGNAEATQYVNKDITSDPGIYPPADVQAKLYAIADLPAATQRELTRSWTKIKSGK, from the coding sequence ATGAAGGCATTAGGTAAAAAGCTTGCTGGCAAGACTCTTCTCGCTTTGTCCGTCGCGGGCATGATGGCGGGTGCGGTTCACGCGGACGACAAAGTGCTGCACGTCTACAACTGGTCCGACTACATCGCTCCGGATACCATCGCCAACTTCGAGAAAGAGTCCGGGATCAAAGTCGTCTACGACGTATTCGACAGCAACGAAACTCTGGAAGCCAAACTGCTGGCGGGCAAGTCCGGTTATGACGTGGTTGTGCCGTCGAACAACTTCCTGGCCAAGCAGATCAAGGCTGGCGTTTATCAGGAGCTGGACAAGTCCAAGCTGTCCAACTACAGCAACCTGAACAAGTCGCTGCTCAAGGCCGTTTCGGTCAGCGACCCGGATAACAAACACGCCTTCCCGTACATGTGGGGCTCGATCGGCATCGGCTACAACCCGGAGAAGGTCAAGGCTGCGCTGGGCGTTGACACCATCGATTCCTGGGACACTCTGCTCAAGCCGGAGAACATCGCCAAGCTCAAGGGCTGCGGTGTGAGCTTCCTCGATTCGCCGACCGAAATGCTCCCGGTCGCGCTGCACTATCTGGGCCTGCCAACCGACAGCCAGAAGAAAGAAGACATCAAGAAAGCCGAGGATCTATTCCTCAAGATTCGCCCTTCGATCACCTACTTCCACTCCTCCAAGTACATCTCGGACCTGGCCAACGGCAACATCTGCGTAGCGGTCGGCTACTCGGGTGACGTGCAGCAGGCCAAGTCCCGTGCCGCCGAGGCCGGTGACAAGGTCAAAGTCAGCTATGCCATTCCGAAGGAAGGTGCCGGCAGCTTCTATGACATGGTCGCGATTCCGAAAGATGCGGAAAACATCGACGGCGCCTACAAGTTCATGAACTACCTGCTGCAACCGAAAGTGATGGCCGAGATCACCAACGCTGTGCGCTTCCCTAACGGTAACGCCGAAGCGACCCAGTACGTGAACAAGGACATCACCTCCGATCCAGGCATCTACCCGCCAGCCGACGTGCAGGCCAAGTTGTATGCGATCGCCGATTTGCCGGCCGCTACCCAGCGTGAGCTGACCCGCAGCTGGACCAAGATCAAATCCGGTAAATAA
- a CDS encoding aspartate aminotransferase family protein, with amino-acid sequence MTSNNPQTREWQALSSDHHLAPFSDFKQLKEKGPRIITNAKGVYLWDSEGNKILDGMAGLWCVAIGYGRDELADAAAKQMRELPYYNLFFQTAHPPALELAKAIADVAPEGMNHVFFTGSGSEGNDTMLRMVRHYWAIKGQPNKKVIISRKNGYHGSTVAGASLGGMTYMHEQGDLPIPGIVHIAQPYWFAEGGDMSPEEFGIWAANQLEEKILEVGVDNVGAFIAEPIQGAGGVIIPPDTYWPRIKEILAKYDILFVADEVICGFGRTGQWFGSDFYGLKPDMMTIAKGLTSGYIPMGGLIVRDEVVKVLNEGGDFNHGFTYSGHPVAAAVGLENIRILRDEKIIENVRNETAPYLQKRLRELNDHPLVGEVRGVGLLGAIELVQDKATRKRYEGRGVGMICRQFCFDNGLIMRAVGDTMIIAPPLVISKAEIDELVTKARKCLDLTLSALQS; translated from the coding sequence ATGACCAGCAACAACCCGCAAACCCGTGAGTGGCAAGCCCTGAGCAGCGATCACCACCTGGCCCCGTTCAGCGACTTCAAGCAGCTGAAAGAAAAGGGTCCACGGATCATCACCAACGCCAAGGGCGTGTACCTGTGGGACAGCGAGGGCAACAAGATCCTCGATGGCATGGCGGGTCTGTGGTGCGTGGCGATCGGTTATGGCCGCGATGAGCTGGCTGACGCAGCCGCGAAGCAGATGCGCGAACTGCCTTACTACAACCTGTTCTTCCAGACTGCGCACCCGCCGGCGCTGGAACTGGCCAAGGCCATCGCCGACGTTGCGCCAGAAGGCATGAACCACGTGTTCTTCACCGGTTCCGGCTCCGAAGGCAACGACACCATGCTGCGCATGGTCCGTCACTACTGGGCGATCAAGGGCCAGCCGAACAAGAAAGTCATCATCAGCCGCAAGAACGGTTATCACGGTTCGACCGTGGCCGGCGCGAGCCTGGGTGGCATGACTTATATGCACGAACAGGGCGATTTGCCGATTCCGGGCATCGTCCATATCGCGCAGCCGTACTGGTTCGCCGAGGGCGGTGACATGTCGCCGGAAGAATTCGGCATCTGGGCGGCCAATCAACTGGAAGAGAAGATTCTCGAAGTCGGCGTGGACAACGTCGGTGCCTTTATTGCCGAGCCGATCCAGGGCGCCGGTGGCGTGATCATTCCGCCAGACACCTACTGGCCGCGCATCAAGGAAATCCTCGCCAAGTACGACATCCTGTTCGTGGCAGACGAAGTGATCTGCGGTTTCGGCCGTACCGGTCAGTGGTTCGGTTCGGATTTCTACGGTCTGAAACCGGACATGATGACCATCGCCAAAGGCCTGACGTCCGGCTACATCCCGATGGGTGGCCTGATCGTGCGTGACGAAGTGGTGAAGGTGCTCAATGAAGGCGGCGATTTCAACCACGGCTTCACCTACTCCGGGCACCCGGTGGCGGCAGCGGTGGGGCTGGAAAACATCCGGATTCTGCGCGACGAGAAAATTATCGAGAACGTGCGCAACGAAACGGCACCGTATTTGCAGAAACGTCTGCGCGAACTCAACGATCACCCGTTGGTGGGTGAAGTGCGCGGCGTCGGTCTGCTGGGGGCGATCGAGCTGGTGCAGGACAAGGCCACTCGCAAGCGTTACGAAGGCCGGGGTGTAGGCATGATCTGCCGGCAGTTCTGCTTCGATAACGGCCTGATCATGCGCGCTGTGGGCGACACCATGATCATTGCGCCGCCGCTGGTAATCAGCAAGGCGGAGATCGATGAGTTGGTAACAAAGGCACGCAAGTGCCTGGACCTGACCCTCAGTGCGTTGCAGTCCTGA
- a CDS encoding glutamine synthetase family protein produces MSNNLDQLTDWLKDHKITEVECMIGDLTGITRGKISPTNKFIAEKGMRLPESVLLQTVTGDYVEDDIYYELLDPADIDMICRPDQNAVYLVPWAVEPTAQVIHDTYDKQGNPIELSPRNVLKKVLKLYADKGWQPIVAPEMEFYLTKRSDDPDYPLQPPIGRSGRPEIGRQSFSIEAANEFDPLFEDVYDWCELQELDLDTLIHEDGTAQMEINFRHGDALSLADQILVFKRTMREAALKHDVAATFMAKPMTGEPGSAMHLHQSIIDIETGKNVFSNEDGTMSQLFLHHIGGLQKLIPELLPLFAPNVNSFRRFLPDTSAPVNVEWGEENRTVGLRVPDAGPQNRRVENRLPGADANPYLAIAASLLCGYIGMVEGLNPSAPVVGRGYERRNLRLPLTIEDALERMENSTTVEKYLGKTFITGYVAVKRAEHENFKRVISSWEREYLLFAV; encoded by the coding sequence ATGAGTAACAACCTCGACCAGCTCACCGATTGGTTGAAAGACCACAAGATCACAGAAGTCGAATGCATGATCGGCGACTTGACCGGTATCACCCGAGGCAAGATCTCGCCGACCAACAAGTTCATCGCCGAAAAGGGCATGCGCCTGCCAGAGAGCGTACTGCTGCAGACCGTGACCGGCGACTATGTCGAAGACGACATCTATTACGAACTGCTCGACCCGGCCGACATCGACATGATCTGCCGTCCCGACCAGAACGCCGTGTACCTGGTGCCATGGGCCGTCGAGCCGACGGCGCAGGTGATCCACGACACTTACGACAAGCAAGGCAACCCGATCGAGCTGTCGCCGCGCAACGTCCTCAAGAAAGTCCTGAAACTCTATGCCGACAAGGGCTGGCAGCCGATCGTGGCGCCGGAAATGGAGTTCTACCTGACCAAGCGCAGTGACGACCCTGACTACCCGCTGCAGCCGCCAATCGGCCGTTCGGGCCGTCCGGAAATCGGTCGTCAGTCGTTCTCCATTGAAGCGGCGAACGAATTCGACCCGCTGTTCGAAGACGTCTATGACTGGTGCGAACTGCAGGAACTGGACCTCGACACGCTGATCCACGAAGACGGCACGGCGCAGATGGAAATCAACTTCCGTCACGGCGACGCGCTGTCGCTGGCCGACCAGATCCTGGTGTTCAAGCGCACCATGCGCGAAGCCGCGCTCAAGCACGACGTGGCCGCGACCTTCATGGCCAAGCCGATGACCGGTGAGCCGGGCAGTGCGATGCACCTGCACCAGAGCATCATCGACATCGAGACCGGCAAGAACGTGTTCTCCAATGAAGACGGGACCATGAGCCAGCTGTTCCTGCACCACATCGGTGGCCTGCAGAAGCTGATTCCGGAATTGCTGCCGCTGTTCGCGCCGAACGTCAACTCGTTCCGTCGCTTCCTGCCGGACACTTCGGCACCGGTGAACGTGGAGTGGGGCGAAGAAAACCGCACCGTGGGCCTGCGCGTACCGGATGCTGGCCCGCAGAACCGTCGCGTGGAAAACCGCCTGCCGGGTGCCGACGCCAACCCGTACCTGGCGATCGCCGCGAGCCTGCTCTGCGGTTACATCGGTATGGTTGAAGGCCTCAATCCGAGTGCGCCAGTCGTTGGCCGTGGTTACGAGCGCCGCAACCTGCGCCTGCCGCTGACCATCGAGGACGCACTGGAGCGCATGGAAAACAGCACCACCGTCGAGAAATACCTCGGCAAGACTTTCATCACAGGCTACGTCGCGGTCAAGCGGGCCGAGCATGAAAACTTCAAGCGCGTGATCAGTTCCTGGGAGCGTGAGTACCTGCTCTTCGCCGTCTGA
- a CDS encoding glutamine amidotransferase: MSRLPLIGITDCSQQSGLHAQHISGDKSVHSAASKARDLSTRFSSAAGRTAASVILDVRQSILFMASPSNIDLFESQSLCRFSSRARDSARLECAQEMQRQRKGQVSSSFIVDARCRA, encoded by the coding sequence ATGTCTCGCCTGCCGTTAATCGGCATCACCGACTGCTCGCAACAGTCCGGTCTGCATGCTCAACACATCAGTGGCGACAAATCCGTCCATAGCGCAGCCAGCAAGGCTCGTGATCTGTCGACGAGGTTCTCGTCGGCAGCAGGCAGAACGGCAGCGTCCGTTATTCTGGACGTACGGCAAAGCATCCTGTTTATGGCTTCTCCTTCCAATATAGATCTCTTTGAGTCCCAAAGCCTGTGCCGCTTCTCCAGCCGTGCTCGTGATTCTGCACGCCTTGAATGTGCACAGGAAATGCAACGCCAGCGTAAAGGGCAGGTAAGCTCCTCTTTCATTGTCGATGCGCGGTGCCGGGCTTAA
- a CDS encoding glutamine synthetase family protein, producing the protein MSVPPRAVQLNEANAFLKEHPEVLYVDLLIADMNGVVRGKRIERTSLHKVYEKGINLPASLFALDINGSTVESTGLGLDIGDADRICYPIPDTLCNEPWQKRPTAQLLMTMHELEGQPFFADPREVLANVVRKFDEMGLTICAAFELEFYLIDQENVNGRPQPPRSPVSGKRPHSTQVYLIDDLDEYVDCLQDILEGAKEQGIPADAIVKESAPAQFEVNLHHVADPIKACDYAVLLKRLIKNIAYDHEMDTTFMAKPYPGQAGNGLHVHISVLDKDGKNIFASEDPEQNAALRHAIGGVLETLPAQMAFLCPNVNSYRRFGAQFYVPNSPCWGLDNRTVAIRVPTGSADAVRIEHRVAGADANPYLLMASVLAGVHHGLVNKIEPGAPVEGNSYEQNEQSLPNNLRDALRELDDSEVMAKYIDPKYIDIFVACKESELEEFEHSISDLEYNWYLHTV; encoded by the coding sequence ATGTCGGTACCCCCGCGTGCCGTTCAGCTTAACGAAGCGAACGCGTTCCTTAAGGAACATCCTGAGGTTCTGTACGTTGACCTTCTGATTGCGGATATGAATGGTGTGGTGCGCGGCAAGCGCATTGAACGCACCAGCCTCCACAAGGTTTACGAGAAAGGCATCAACCTGCCGGCCTCTCTATTTGCTCTGGATATCAATGGTTCTACGGTGGAAAGCACCGGCCTGGGCCTGGACATCGGCGACGCCGACCGGATCTGCTATCCAATCCCCGACACCCTGTGCAACGAGCCATGGCAGAAGCGCCCAACCGCGCAACTGTTGATGACCATGCATGAACTCGAAGGCCAGCCATTCTTTGCCGACCCGCGAGAAGTGCTGGCTAATGTGGTTCGCAAGTTCGATGAAATGGGCCTGACTATTTGCGCCGCGTTCGAACTCGAGTTCTATCTGATCGACCAGGAGAACGTGAACGGTCGTCCGCAACCACCACGCTCGCCGGTTTCCGGCAAACGTCCGCATTCGACACAGGTGTACCTGATCGACGATCTCGACGAATACGTCGACTGCCTTCAGGACATTCTGGAAGGTGCCAAAGAGCAAGGCATCCCGGCCGACGCCATCGTCAAGGAAAGTGCCCCGGCGCAGTTCGAAGTGAACCTGCACCACGTCGCCGACCCGATCAAGGCATGCGACTACGCGGTACTGCTCAAGCGTCTGATCAAGAACATCGCCTACGACCATGAAATGGACACCACCTTCATGGCCAAGCCTTACCCGGGCCAGGCAGGTAACGGTCTGCATGTCCACATCTCGGTGCTCGACAAAGATGGCAAGAACATCTTTGCAAGCGAGGATCCCGAGCAGAACGCCGCGCTGCGTCACGCGATCGGCGGTGTGCTCGAGACCCTGCCGGCGCAGATGGCTTTCCTCTGCCCGAACGTCAACTCGTACCGTCGTTTCGGCGCACAGTTCTATGTGCCGAACTCGCCGTGCTGGGGCCTGGACAACCGCACCGTGGCGATCCGCGTACCGACCGGCTCTGCCGATGCCGTGCGGATCGAACACCGCGTGGCCGGCGCCGACGCCAACCCGTATCTGCTGATGGCTTCGGTCCTGGCCGGCGTGCATCACGGCCTGGTGAACAAGATCGAACCGGGCGCTCCGGTCGAAGGCAACAGTTACGAGCAGAACGAACAAAGCCTGCCGAACAACTTGCGCGATGCCCTGCGTGAGCTGGACGACAGCGAGGTAATGGCCAAGTACATCGATCCGAAATACATCGATATCTTCGTCGCCTGCAAAGAGAGCGAGCTGGAGGAGTTCGAACACTCCATCTCCGACCTCGAGTACAACTGGTACCTGCATACCGTGTAA
- a CDS encoding TetR/AcrR family transcriptional regulator yields the protein MTRPAPVRKPRARSQARIDSILDAARTLLAAEGVASLSIYSVAERAQIPPSSVYHFFASVPALLEALTADVHAAFRACLQAPIDHDALRDWRDLSRLVEERMLEIYDEDAAARQLILAQHGLTEVTQADRQHDIELGDLMHKLFDHHFELPRLPSDVDVFALAMELGDRVYARSVQQHGQITPRMAEEGMRVFDAYIGLYLPPYLPKR from the coding sequence ATGACGCGTCCCGCCCCCGTCCGCAAACCCCGTGCCCGCAGCCAGGCGCGGATCGATTCGATACTCGATGCCGCGCGCACGTTGCTGGCCGCCGAGGGTGTGGCCAGCCTGTCGATCTACAGCGTGGCCGAACGCGCGCAGATTCCGCCCTCCTCCGTGTACCACTTCTTCGCCAGCGTGCCGGCGTTACTCGAAGCGCTGACCGCCGATGTGCATGCGGCGTTTCGCGCCTGCCTGCAAGCGCCGATCGACCACGATGCCCTGCGCGACTGGCGCGACCTGTCGCGGCTGGTCGAGGAGCGGATGCTGGAGATCTACGATGAAGACGCGGCTGCTCGCCAGTTGATCCTTGCTCAGCACGGGCTGACCGAAGTGACCCAGGCTGACCGCCAGCACGACATCGAACTGGGCGACCTGATGCACAAGCTGTTCGACCATCACTTCGAATTACCGCGCCTGCCGAGCGACGTCGACGTGTTTGCCCTGGCGATGGAGCTGGGCGACCGCGTGTATGCGCGCTCAGTGCAGCAGCATGGGCAGATCACGCCGCGCATGGCCGAGGAAGGGATGAGGGTGTTTGATGCTTACATCGGCCTGTATCTGCCGCCGTATCTACCCAAGCGCTGA
- a CDS encoding TOBE domain-containing protein gives MTIKAINVRNQFKGSIKEIVLGDVLSEIDVQTASGIVTSVITTRSVKELELAVGSEVIAFVKSTEVSIAKL, from the coding sequence ATGACTATCAAAGCCATCAACGTGCGCAACCAGTTCAAAGGCTCGATCAAGGAGATCGTTCTCGGCGACGTGCTGTCGGAAATCGACGTGCAAACCGCTTCGGGCATCGTCACTTCGGTGATCACCACCCGTTCGGTCAAGGAGCTGGAACTGGCGGTGGGCAGCGAAGTGATCGCCTTCGTGAAATCCACCGAGGTGTCGATCGCCAAGTTGTAA